Part of the Dreissena polymorpha isolate Duluth1 chromosome 12, UMN_Dpol_1.0, whole genome shotgun sequence genome, taaaaaaaaaggggggaaaaagtatacttttcaggtgggggactgctgcCGAAATtgggcggcagatttgatagattgagggctctggtttgttaacattttattgggaatttttaggtcccaattgGGACAAATATctactttttccattgggaattggTCCTGCTACCAGACccaaatttgagcaaaaaaacacactgatttCCTAAGACAtttaaaatcaagaaaaaaatatttggctACTAAAAACCAATGATTGTAATGATCAGCTATTTCCGTAATGCACTCAGGTATTGCCGCCACGTGTTTTGGTTGATAACGTCAACTCAGCCCAATATTCATTACACAGAAGTTTGTCAATTGTTATTATGCATTTTAGCGTGAACATTTGGCGCTTAACGTCAACTTTGTGTTATTGAGTTAgtttttgatttaattttatttaaagccattatttataagctcggctgttttcgaagaaaaaccgaggtattgtcatagccagatcGTCATGCCGCCGTCCGTGTCAAGGATtttaaaggtttttaacattggctctaaaatcaaagtccttccacctacaactttgaaactttatttttagatgcaccttgatgagttctacacgccacaccaattttttggtcacaaggtcaaaggtcaaggtcactgtgacctctaaaaaaaatttaaaaaaaattctgacaagctttcgcaaccgagcatggcacccattatgcggtgctcttgttatttattatttgtgcTAACATGTAGTTTTTTGCAGTGCAAAAAGCGACCGGACACAACTTCAATACACACATCGCATTCCATAATTTAAAatgctattatattttttcaaaaattaggTGATAATATTCTCAATGTATAAGTATTACTAGAAACATGGCAATGCATTATTGTTATGCCTTTATGTAGGTTACAGATATGGATTATTTCAAAAGGCCACTTCTTTTGAGTACCATATGCACACATCAATGGTTTGGTAACAAAAAAACAGTGTTTGAACCCTTTGCTTATTATTAAGAACTTATAGATGAAACTGTTGAAAAGCTATATAAAGGATAAATACCCATAAATAACTCAGGCTTTGGTTTGGGTCaccaaaaatattgaaaatatcaaaaatattatgtgtgcTTATCAATAATAGTTCCTCAACTAATAAGATATTATGAGAGAATAAAAAAATAGCTAATAGCCTATGTAAACTTGCttttactgatatttaacccaaataattaatgttttacttAACAGACTACAAGCAGACCATTttttaaaggcaattaaaataatattaataaaattattattgtttgttaacaccattcagtatgttttatttaaatattcacaataaaatataatattgtaaaggTTTTGCACATGGGTCTTAATTATTAGTATTGATTTCCTAAACAATTAAGTTAACAACTTTGCATTTCTCAGTAATAATAATTATCTGAATTGAAATAACCATCTGCCTCtgttttctaaaatatcaaaggatcagtttcatttaaaaacttaataattaaatacgttttattgtatttcttattttcaggtttttagaGAGAAGCCAGCAGATAAAACAATTGAGTAAGTTACGTGTGCTTAAATAAGTATATCTGTTTTACGTTGCTTTGTTTTCCACTGTATATTCCGATTATTATtcctatacatgtatatccatGCCTGCAAAATTTAAATACTCCATAATGTTAAAACATTACTCCCTCAGCCTTTGTTCACATCACTGTACCATAGAACCTTAAATGCCTCTGAATCTTTGATACTTATATTTCATGCCTTGTAtgtgaaatgaaaaatatcaaatttaaagcaACTGTTAAAAGAGAAGCGAATAATATTTCTGTGATAATTgaatatacaatgtacatgtttataactATGGTTTGAACTAGCATTAGAATATCAGAAAATGTtgattgtttttaacaaatattatattattttatgtaagtATATTTTATCAAGCAATTGAGATATATGAAGATTCTCATAACAGTCTAAGATTATTATTTTGTGGCATTTTCTTCTTCAGAAAAGCTGGGGTATATGACATAAGTACAGATCCAAGTGGTTTATCCAGGTCAGTTGTTGGAAATTTGCAATTGCATggtacttatttatttaaaacaatggaATGGTACTTCCTCAAttatgtgttaaatatatataaaatatacctGATTTAAAAGCTATGTTATTTTACAAGTTAATAAAGCCAAATGTTTACTGAACAATTAATCGCTACATGTACATTCTAATGGTAAAATGCTAGATATTGTTTTGTATACCGGTATTAATTTTCTCAATTGGACCCTCCTCCATAAATGACCCCAAATTATAATATTTCAGTCCTTAAAAACTGCATGCTTAACTACAAAAATTACACATGACTTCAATAATCCAGTACTATATAAAGTCACATGAATTATCGCTATTGTTTCAGAATCAGGTTATTTCCGAACTTCATCGAACAGAAGGAAGCAGACTCGCTGTACGAGACCCTCTTCCACGAGTTGCCATGGCGACAGAGGACTGATGTGAAGAAGGATGGAGAGAAGTTTCTCCAGCCCCGCCTAACTGCCTGGTATGGGGACCACCCATATAGCTACTCTGGCTTGACCCATGAAGCCAGAACGGATGTAAGAAAGATAGTCATTTTTTTTTGCAGTAAACACAAAAATTGTCAtcctttttttttcatgtttagtTATTCTATAGTTATATTATGCTTAGATAATTTGTTCAATTTATCCtacttattagtcccctaccgatgaaaccggagagggacttatggtttacaCTCTgcgtgtctgtcagtctgtcacacttttctggatcctgcgataactatacgttcttcatattttttcatgaaacttgaaatatggacagatggcaatatggagattttgCACATCCTTTCaatttgttcctatgtcaagaattctgattgctatggcaataaATCACCCAAAGCAAATTTTTCATTACAtcaacatatattaattttaatataataaacataaagTACATGAATATATTAACAGGTTAAGTGAATTTAGTATGTAGTCAAAGTGATACAtgttaaaaagatattttaactGTATGTgtggatttttttcaacattgaaCGATGGCCCTTTTCAACGGATATTCAACACTATTGATACAATATCTTAATTGGATTTATGtcgaatggttacaaaatgatgGTATTTGTTATTCCAGTGGCATCCTGCATTAAACCAAATAAAAGATTTGATAGAGGGCAGCACGGGTCTGCGGTTCAACTCCATGTTAGGGAACCTCTATCGCGACGGTCATGACAGTCTTGCCTGGCATTCCGATGATGAAAAAAGCCTTGGCCCAAACCCCACCATAGCCTCTGTGTCATTTGGCGATACCCGAACCTTTCAGATGCGGAAGAAACCTCCCCCAGTAACTAAGTTCTTTTGTCTGTTCAAATATGTGGTATTTTTTgctcttttttagctcacctgtaacgaagtgacatggtgagcttatgtgaccgtgtgatgtccggcgtccataTGTGCTTGCGTGCGtacgtccgtcaacaatttgtttgtgtagacagtagaggtaacagttttcatccaatctttatgaaatttggtcagaatgtttatattgatgaaatctggcttgggattgtatttgggtcatctggggtcaagaactaggtcactaggtcaaataatagaaaaaccttatgtagacaatagaggtagcagttttcatccaatctttatgtaatttggtcagaatgtttatcttgatatcttggatcatctggggtaaaaaactaggtcactaggtcaaaaactaggtcaaataatagaaaaacattgagtagacagtagaggtcacagttttcatccaatctttatgaaatttggtcagaatgtgtatcttgatgaaatctgggttgggattgtatttgggtcatctggggtcaaaaactaggtcactaggtcaaaatctaagtaaaataatagaaaaaccttgtgtagacagtagaggtcacagtttttattcaatctttatgaaatttagtcagaatgattatcttgataaaatctgggttgggattgtatttgggtcatctggggtcaaaaactaggtcactaggtaaaaaactaggtcaaataatagaaaaaccttgtgtagacagtaaaggtcacagttttcatccaatctttatgaaatttggtcagaatgtttattttgatgaaatctgggttgggattgtatttgggtcatctggggtcaaaaactaggtcactaggtcaaaaactaggtcactaggtcaaaaatagaaaaaccttgtgtagacaatagaggtcacagttttcattcaatctttatgaaatttggtcagaatgttaatcttgatgaaatctgggttgggattgtatttggttagtcaggtgagcgattcagggccaccatggccctcttgttttaaattttgtgtCAGCTTATTCCAATTTTGCTCAAGATTTCTTTTCAAATCCTTGGATGCCACTTGTATGCGCAAGCATTttctaaatgataaaataattttttcttaaaaatgtgttgttttcaaatattgtAAGTGCAAACTAGAagaattaaaaagaaataaaataattttcgttTTACTGGTATCTCTTAAAACCCCCCACATAAAATCAGTATAAACAATGACTCCATGCTAATAATAGTATATCCAATATATATTCTATACATCCTCTTGTGCAGTCAGAGAATGGTGACTACACATACATGCAGCACATCGATGTCCTGCTGACACATGGCTCACTGCTGATCATGGAAGGATCCACCCAGGATGACTGGCAGGTGGGTATTGACTATCTGGCGTACTTCATCTTAGTAAACATTATTCATTATTGACCCTGTTAAAAGTAAAGGGAGGTAAACTGGATTCACCTTGTACACGTGTCTTTCAGTCTGTTCTTTGACTCTTTTCAATCAACGTACATCATTCTAACCTGCTCGCATTGTTCCTAACATGAAGTTGTGCACATGCTGTTTATATTGTCATGTgttaaaaattacaaaagttaTCCCCCGTTTTAAACTTTGAAATTCTGAACAATTGTAATTGTAACCTATAGACTTTATTAGCAAAACCTATTTGCTCTCCAGTGAAAATGTTAATGACTCATAATAACTCAAATGTTAATAAATTCATACTCTAAACTATTTATgacctggggtggtattccagaaataTCTTaggtcatttcttaaataatttaacttaagttcaaaattacaatgtttgtatttctttactaaatgaggaaaaacatgttttttggtattccttaaataacattggcatattgatattatttaaatgtatattttaatgccaatctattgcaatatgaaatgaaacacttcagaaaatttcccaatttaaggataagaataaaatttaacttaagatgcttgtGGCATATGACCCCTGATTAATTGAGATCAAAAGACATatttaaaactcattttataaATGTCATTTAAAAGAGCAGGCAATCTACGATAATGTGGACTATTGAGGTTATACTAATATATTGTCTCTCTTGTAGCATCGAATACCCAGGGAGTACCACGACCGGTCTGGGAGGATCAATCTCACGTTTAGAGTGATATTGCCAGAgtgaataaaatttaataaatatggtGCACATACACGTATATATATAGCAAAAAATCTGGGCATTTAAATCACCTAGCTCATAAAAGGAATTAAGAATACTCTACTTAATTTAAAAATCTACATTGTGTTTTGTCTTTGGGTCCGTATCAGGTATTTTTGCATTTTCATGTTTTATTGCTTTACATCTATAACATAATGATGAAACGGTTATATTGTTGTAAGTTTTGCAACGAGCAATAGTTGACCATCAAATTaatatttgaaagaaaattttCTATTGATATTTTACTAAGTCTTCTAAGAGTTCTTCTAAGAGCTCTGTGAAAGCTCAATTTTAACTTGATTTGTATCTATTTAGAATTCTGTAGATATCTACCTTAAAATTTTAGTTACACAATCCACTTGGTATAAATGATTCCTTTTTGCAAGGTTgacaaattttacaaaaacaaaatcaataaagttaatttaaaaaaaaaacattttcaatcacCATCTTTAAGGATTATCTCCTGCAATATTTTCATAGACATAAACAGTTAACCGAGACGCAAACACAGAACGTGCCGAAGACTTTCATCAACAGATCTAGGATAACCAGCAAAAGTTTAAGTAACGTTTTGATTGGCCAGTAATAGGCAATAAATCACTCGCAAGTTTTAAGATGACTTCAAATCTTTCATAAAGtcatttttatgtaaattttGAAAAGTGTGTGATTTTCAAAACAAGGCTATTATTTTACAGATTCAATACTTTCAAACCCAAATTGTGTCAGTGATGTAAGACAGGTTTTCACATTTGTCGTTTTGATGCATGTCTATTTCTTTTGATGATGCATTTATATTTCAGTGTTCAATAGAAACTGGTCATATTTGATTACTGGTATTGGCATTTTTTGTGTTACGGATTGAAAGAGCATGGTTGTGTAAGCTGTATTTGTATCCATAAACTGTGATATTTGATAATATAGTTaatagtaaaaaaacacaagcaaTATAACATGTACAAAATTCCATGTCTATGTCTCTTGCTTTTTTTTTTCTTCACGGCTAGTTGATGTCTGGGAGGCACTCTGTCTGTCCATCACTTTGTTGGACAGTCGGctcattttttgttaatatgttaatGTAAGTTTTTATTAACAATAACTTCACGTCTTTATGATGAATTacattgaaacttggaatatgtagCTGTAAACACACTTCATTCGCAGTGTTCTGCACATTCCCGAGTTATctgcccttgaacatagctgacacaACAACGTCAAGCTCTAGATTCTTTAGTTTTTCTTACTTAAAGGTGTGTTATTCATTACAAAAATCATGCTATAGTCCCATCATTGCCCTTGATTATTTGTATTGACTAAGCtgtgaaatgttctaaaaattaTCCAAAGAGGAAACTTTTCTTACAAAGTAGGCCATGCACCTATGTTAATTTAGAAATAGGGCTTGCATGGCTTGTAAGTCTTATATATTCTAGCTTGTCATGCACTCTTTATCTTTCAAGTAATGATATAAGAAATTCAAGCTTGCCTGTACCAgtcctatttaaaaaaaacaacaagagccgtcaccataggatgacttatgccccctataaacgcttgatagaagttatgagcttttttcaaaacctaaacgcagaccctaagttcaaggtcacaggggtcaaaatttgtgtgggtatggaaaggccttgtccatatacacatgcatgccaaatatgcaatcgctatctgaagtgacatagaagttatgagcatttatcgaaacctaaacacaaagtgtgacggacagacagacggacggttctatcactatatgccctccttcgggggcataaaaatgcattatttgttttataattttgttatgtatattgtatttaaaatgtttttttaactgtaGTATTGGTGTATTGTTTCATTGA contains:
- the LOC127852137 gene encoding alpha-ketoglutarate-dependent dioxygenase alkB homolog 3-like, translating into MNSKQKRSRVQGGWAAPTNVRSDRDKTKPAPVPNWIGKNIDQQPTEKKFVYEEVPEVFREKPADKTIEKAGVYDISTDPSGLSRIRLFPNFIEQKEADSLYETLFHELPWRQRTDVKKDGEKFLQPRLTAWYGDHPYSYSGLTHEARTDWHPALNQIKDLIEGSTGLRFNSMLGNLYRDGHDSLAWHSDDEKSLGPNPTIASVSFGDTRTFQMRKKPPPSENGDYTYMQHIDVLLTHGSLLIMEGSTQDDWQHRIPREYHDRSGRINLTFRVILPE